One window from the genome of Leptospira johnsonii encodes:
- the thpR gene encoding RNA 2',3'-cyclic phosphodiesterase, with amino-acid sequence MRSFLGLALPDHIKSDLEKICFGLEEIRWVSAENFHATLVFLGELNQEEIEKVSEICGQVSEKSFSLEIKGVGFFGNKFPEILYVGVTLSEELKRLQKVLESTLRREGFSIDKRDYKPHITIGRFKRTPEKRLDLYLNEFSQFQTDIVPVSEFHLFYSRSGANGQIYSVEESYPLLLE; translated from the coding sequence ATGAGAAGTTTTTTAGGACTGGCTCTTCCTGATCATATAAAATCGGATCTGGAAAAAATCTGCTTTGGACTGGAAGAGATCCGTTGGGTTTCTGCGGAAAATTTTCATGCTACCTTGGTGTTTTTAGGTGAGCTAAATCAGGAAGAGATCGAGAAGGTCTCGGAGATTTGCGGCCAAGTTTCCGAAAAAAGTTTTTCCTTGGAGATCAAGGGTGTCGGCTTTTTTGGGAATAAGTTTCCGGAAATTCTATATGTGGGTGTGACACTTTCGGAAGAATTGAAAAGGTTACAAAAAGTTTTGGAGTCCACTCTCAGAAGGGAAGGTTTTTCCATCGATAAAAGGGATTATAAGCCCCATATAACGATAGGAAGATTCAAAAGGACCCCTGAAAAACGTTTGGATCTTTATTTGAATGAGTTCTCTCAATTCCAAACCGACATAGTTCCTGTGTCGGAATTCCATCTATTTTATAGTCGCAGCGGAGCGAACGGTCAGATATACTCGGTCGAAGAATCATACCCTCTTCTCTTGGAATAA